One part of the Streptomyces nigra genome encodes these proteins:
- the tsaD gene encoding tRNA (adenosine(37)-N6)-threonylcarbamoyltransferase complex transferase subunit TsaD — protein MADSRDEPLVLGIETSCDETGVGIVRGTTLLADAVASSVDEHARFGGVVPEVASRAHLEAMVPTIDRALKEAGVSARDLDGVAVTAGPGLAGALLVGVSAAKAYAYALGKPLYGVNHLASHICVDQLEHGPLPEPTMALLVSGGHSSLLLSSDITSDVRPMGATIDDAAGEAFDKIARVLNLGFPGGPVIDRYAREGDPEAIAFPRGLTGPRDPAYDFSFSGLKTAVARWIEAKRAVGEEVPVRDVAASFQEAVVDVLTRKAVRACKDEGVDHLMIGGGVAANSRLRALAQERCEAAGIRLRVPRPKLCTDNGAMVAALGAEMVARNRAASDWDLSADSSLPVTDPHVPGTGHDHVHEVSKENLYS, from the coding sequence ATGGCTGACTCGCGGGACGAACCCCTCGTTCTGGGCATCGAGACCTCGTGCGACGAGACCGGCGTCGGCATCGTCCGCGGCACCACCCTCCTCGCCGACGCCGTCGCCTCCAGCGTCGACGAGCACGCCCGCTTCGGCGGTGTCGTGCCCGAGGTCGCCTCCCGGGCGCACCTGGAGGCCATGGTTCCGACGATCGACCGGGCGCTGAAGGAGGCGGGCGTGAGCGCCCGTGACCTCGACGGTGTGGCGGTCACGGCCGGTCCCGGCCTCGCGGGCGCCCTGCTGGTCGGCGTGTCGGCGGCCAAGGCGTACGCCTACGCGCTGGGCAAGCCGCTGTACGGCGTCAACCACCTCGCCTCGCACATCTGCGTGGACCAGCTGGAGCACGGGCCGCTGCCCGAGCCGACGATGGCCCTGCTGGTGTCCGGCGGGCACAGCTCGCTGCTGCTGTCCTCCGACATCACCTCCGACGTCCGCCCGATGGGCGCGACCATCGACGACGCGGCCGGCGAGGCGTTCGACAAGATCGCCCGGGTGCTGAACCTCGGCTTCCCCGGCGGCCCCGTCATCGACCGCTACGCCCGCGAGGGCGACCCGGAGGCGATCGCGTTCCCGCGCGGTCTGACCGGGCCGCGCGACCCGGCGTACGACTTCTCCTTCTCCGGTCTGAAGACCGCGGTCGCCCGCTGGATCGAGGCGAAGCGGGCCGTCGGCGAGGAGGTGCCGGTGCGGGACGTCGCGGCCTCCTTCCAGGAGGCGGTCGTCGACGTGCTGACCCGCAAGGCCGTACGGGCCTGCAAGGACGAGGGCGTCGACCATCTGATGATCGGCGGCGGCGTGGCCGCCAACTCCCGGCTGCGGGCGCTGGCCCAGGAGCGCTGCGAGGCGGCCGGCATCCGGCTGCGGGTGCCCCGCCCGAAGCTGTGCACGGACAACGGTGCGATGGTCGCCGCGCTCGGCGCCGAGATGGTCGCGCGCAACCGGGCGGCCTCCGACTGGGACCTGTCCGCGGACTCCTCGCTGCCGGTGACGGACCCGCATGTGCCGGGCACCGGGCACGACCATGTGCACGAGGTGAGCAAGGAGAACCTGTACTCGTGA
- a CDS encoding LacI family DNA-binding transcriptional regulator: MTARETAESRTAVPETRSAPSTAPTAGRSGRTATLAEIAREAGVSAPTVSKVLNGRADVAPGTRTRVEELLRAHGYRRRRAETGRSPLIDLVFHELESAWAMEVIRGVENVARDAGLSVVLSESAGRLTPGRTWADQVAARRPHGVILVLSDLDESQRALLTSRSIPFVVMDPAGDPGADVPSIGATNWQGGLAATRHLIELGHRRIGAITGPSRMMCSRARLDGYRAALETAGMAVDQSMVRTGDFHHETGYRQGLELLRRPDRPTAVFAGNDLQALGLYEAARELGLRVPEDLSVVGFDDLPVARWVGPPLTTVRQPLTEMAEAAAKLVLDLAREQTAPTATRIDLATSLVVRSSTAPPPEL, from the coding sequence ATGACAGCCCGTGAGACCGCTGAATCCCGGACGGCCGTGCCGGAGACCCGGTCGGCACCGTCGACGGCGCCGACGGCCGGCCGCTCCGGGCGGACGGCCACGCTCGCCGAGATCGCCCGCGAGGCGGGTGTCTCGGCGCCGACTGTTTCGAAGGTCCTCAACGGGCGCGCGGACGTCGCCCCGGGCACCCGTACCCGTGTCGAGGAGCTGCTGCGCGCCCACGGCTACCGCCGACGGCGGGCCGAGACCGGCCGCTCGCCCCTGATCGACCTGGTCTTCCACGAGCTGGAGAGCGCGTGGGCGATGGAGGTCATCCGGGGCGTCGAGAACGTCGCCAGGGACGCGGGGCTCAGCGTCGTGCTCAGCGAGAGCGCCGGGCGCCTCACCCCGGGCCGGACCTGGGCCGACCAGGTCGCCGCCCGCCGCCCGCACGGCGTGATCCTCGTGCTGTCCGACCTCGACGAGTCGCAGCGCGCCCTGCTGACCAGCCGTTCCATCCCGTTCGTGGTGATGGACCCGGCGGGCGACCCGGGCGCCGACGTGCCGTCCATCGGCGCCACCAACTGGCAGGGCGGCCTCGCCGCCACCCGGCATCTGATCGAGCTGGGGCACCGGCGGATCGGCGCGATCACCGGGCCGTCCCGGATGATGTGCAGCCGCGCCCGCCTCGACGGCTACCGCGCGGCCCTGGAGACCGCCGGGATGGCGGTCGATCAGAGCATGGTGCGCACCGGCGACTTCCACCATGAGACCGGCTACCGGCAGGGCCTGGAGCTGCTGCGCCGCCCGGACCGGCCCACCGCGGTCTTCGCGGGCAACGACCTGCAGGCGCTCGGCCTGTACGAGGCCGCGCGGGAGCTGGGGCTGCGGGTGCCGGAGGACCTGAGCGTGGTCGGGTTCGACGATCTGCCGGTCGCCCGGTGGGTCGGGCCGCCGCTGACGACCGTACGGCAGCCGCTGACGGAGATGGCGGAGGCGGCGGCGAAGCTGGTCCTCGACCTCGCCCGGGAGCAGACCGCCCCCACGGCGACCAGGATCGACCTGGCGACCAGCCTGGTGGTCCGCAGCAGCACGGCCCCGCCGCCGGAGCTCTGA